A window of Seriola aureovittata isolate HTS-2021-v1 ecotype China chromosome 17, ASM2101889v1, whole genome shotgun sequence genomic DNA:
cacacacaatatcattatcattattatattacaataACAATTTTGACTTTATAGTATGTTTTTGACTTAATAAGTCACAAttttgacaaagtaaatcaAAAGTTAtcatataattttatatattgacTTTCCgtacatttgattttaaaagaagtgGATTGTCTGTGTGTTATTCATCTTGGATATATATACTACACTTCAGTTTAGCACCGTGCACTGTTCAAACTGTGGTTCTCAATGAGGCGCGGGTCTGTGGTTTGGATGCCTTCATGTGTGCAAAAGTCTGAGATGTTATAAAGTCGCTTTTTGGAATGAGCCTTGTATTGACATGATCctgttcttgtttttaaatcatgtaaAAAAGGTTTTGACTTTGATGACATGAAAGACAAAACTTTTTTAGAGTTCATATTTGGCTCATGGGTTTCTATTTGCCAGCTACAGTACAGAggcccaaacaaacaaacaaaccaagcaACCAACAAACAGGTCAACTGCTCCACTCCTGCATCACTCCTGCAGCCTCattatgaacaaaaacaacaaccaggCTTCAAAGTCGCCAAAAGAGTGACGGCACAGGTCAAGAAGCCGTCATACACATATTTCTCTGAGGGCTTTGTTAGCTTGAGAGTAGCGCCACACAGAAACTGCCCGTCACAGTAAAACGTTTAATTAGGTTGTGAATAATTTCGTGCCTTCCTCTGACGTTCATTATAACGAGCTGCACCTGCAGTCAATAAGCCAACACTGAATTCACAAACGCTACTCAAAGCTGGTGTTATACCTTATTCATGAGGCGGGCGACGGTCTGTATCAGTCCACAGTGTTTCTCAGCCAGGAAGCgatatctcctctcctcctccttcagagCCTCTCCATGGCTCTCCCTGAGGAACTGCACATACTGACTGCAGTCCTGAGGGTACATcattgacatatatatatatatatatatacacacactgtacaacaaTACATATGCAATGGTGGTTTCcctccagacagacagagcatgagaaacacacagacctggttgtttcctctcctcaggTGTCTctccagagctgctgcctgGTTGTGGACTTCCACCTCGTAGTGATTCCTGCTGCCCTGCGTGACAGAACATCACCTCagtcatccagcagcagcagctgcagcgttAGGTCAGGATGTCTGTGAGGTAAGTCTGCTGTATTGctatattaattaatttgataaCTCACTCCAGGGGGTCACACAACAGATTCGTAGGTCCATAACTATTCCCATGATGCCCTGCAGTTAccgttttaattttaattccaGGAAGGTAATTATGAGAGAACTGAGTGACTCACTGATATGTAATCTTTGTCGAGTCTAATGTTGTTGTCCATCTCCTGAAGAACCTCCACGCTGAACCAGCGGAACTGGAAACGACAAGCGAGATCATATCATTAAACGACACGTGAACCGCAGAGCGGATCGATCGCGCTCGAACGCACACGAGATGTAACGTACCACTCCATCCAGCTCCATGGTGAGTCTCCTCTGGCTCTCAGAGATCTGGATCAGGACGTCTCCTTTAAGACAGGTGCGTTACGTGTTGCATTATTCAGAATACACACCGCAGAGCAATAACATGACGTTTAGCTAAATAATATCTTtatcttttgttctttcatttGCCCCCCCATGTACAGACGTTAGCTTTAGCTGGCTAGCAACAGACACATGGGGTGCGTTTGTATTCACCGCAAACTCTTGAATCTTCCTCCTTTTTGCCAGCGGcctctctcgtctctcctctcatcttttgTGAACTTGTGAAGCTGATTCACAGAAGCTCCAGGATGTGCTCAGATTTTATCACCCAAGTTAAAACAATTTCATTTCTATTGatgcacaataaaaaaaccCCTTGTGAATCCGTTTCCCACGCTGCACCACTGTCTTTCTCAATCCAGGTTTGTTGGTGTTAAGTTGCAAACTTGGGGAAACAGgttaaaaatctaattcatCATAAACAGTTTGTATCATGTTGTGGATTAAATATCTTTAAGGAGTCTCATACACCTTCAAAACAGCGGTAAGTCATATTAAACGACCTTGCTAATTATCTTTCAGATGAGTGAATGCTCAcacatgagaggcacaaaccAGGGCTGTATGTGTAGGTTCTCTTTTATGGCAGCTGCTAACCAAGCTAGTCACTATGCTAGCTGTCTGAGGCCCATGTGTTGCTAAGCTAACGGCTCATTTGCTGTCAGGTTAACTGTCGTTTTATTCATACCTTCTACTTTTCTTGTGAGGTCTGTATATTCACCAGATTACAGTAATTACTGCGTCTACCTCACACGAGGGACGACGTAACACACTTGACAGCTAATCTCAACTTCTGTTTATCCAGTTTTATTGTTGCTACTCATTGATTTTTGATCTGGAGTCTCTACCATAGAATTAGTTGCCCAATAGTGTTTTGACAGTTTAATAATTGCTTTCAGTAAAAGGCTCCTTGTGTAGATGTGCACCTTCATACACCTGTGTTGACGGCGGAGAGACCCTAATATCTGATCAtcatttgtaaattaaataccGGCCATCAAATCTCCCTAAAGCAATATAATGAAGTAATAGATccatgtccacatacttttgtctgggttctttattttatttattggtcTAGTCTACATGTccttaaatttaaattaaggGAATTTCCCCGTAATGTATCAGCACTAAAATGCTGCTGGTTGCATTTGTAACAGATAAAATACACAGTGATGAGGACGGAGTGTCTCATCCCTCCGTTAACGTCCCCGACCCAAACACAAGGACATCAGCCCTGTGCACAGGAAGGAGCGGAGTGggcgtgtgtttgtgagaaCATACTAAGCTATCTTCAAACAGAAGTTATTTATTACCTTGACTaatttattacacacacacacacacacctcgtgTCATAAATGCTCACTTCACACTGTAAAAAGTGACACTGAAGGAAAACCTTCcagtgtgaagcagctgtggacATCAGATCCTGTGTGTGTAGATGATGCAGACTGATTTAAACGCTGGCTGCAGAGAGATTAGTCAAAATGGCTCCTTTACATTTTGAGCATGTATTCCATTATTACTGAGCATCACCAAAGTGTTGAGGAAGACGAAAGCTTTGACATGCATCACATCCCGTGTAAACAGTTGTCCTGAGCTCTCACAGTAAGAGCAGACTAATGATCCAGTTTGGACAAATATCTCCAGCTCCGGCTGCTCGACCTGACATGACTCTGTTTTCAAAGAGGCTGGGTTAAGTGAGCGGAGCACAACCCGCTGCCTGTCATCGTCTATTATTCATGCCACCTGCTGCTATCCAGTACCCACTCTGCCAACACTGGGCTCCAACTCACAGGAAAACACCCTCAAACGTGCATCATGTCGTACATTAACTCTAATCTAATTAGAGAGTCCTGCCACGTTCTTGAACCTGACGTGACCTGAGCTCAATACAAATATCGGTTCATCTCCAGCTGCAGGTCAAAGTCTTTTAGTCTTTATGGGTCTAACTGTTGTAGATACTGTGTAATACAGAAACTTCTCATGGTGGGATCTGCACCTGAGGCTAAACTTTGGTCTCCACGATACGTAAGAACAttgtttaattagtttaataAATGGCCGTAAACATGTCGAAGACAAAACACTCACATCCTGGACGGGAGCGCCAGAAATAAAGTCAGTTAATCATTGGATTACAGCTGcgcgtgaatgtgtgtgtgtgtgtgtgtgtgtgtgtgtacatacctAGGGAGCGCGAGGACACGGTGTGGAAAGCCGTTTCTCCGATTTTTGAAAGTGCACTGAAGTAGGCCTCACTCGTTACAGTaagagctgacacacacacacacacacacacacacacacacacacacacacacacacacacacacacacacacacacacacacacacacacacacacacacacacacacacacacacacacacacacacacacacacacacacacacacaaacaaacaaacaaacaaacaaacaaaccagtcATTTGAAATGCAAATACTTAATGTTCCCAGTCATGGAGCTACTGAAGCAGGTAAACAGAGTCATTAATTACAAAAAAGGGGGGAAATTATTCCTTAACTTATTAACATTTCTCTGTAATtatttggaaaatgtgtttacttAAAAAACAGAAGCTTAACATCGCAGAGAAATCACATGAAAGCTGTGTGACTGCACCGACACTGGCTTTATTTCTGCTCTGCGAAGCCAAAAGGCCGAAAACTACAAACAGTTTTTGAGTCAAAATGTTGTTCAGACAGATTTCAGCCTCTTGAAAACAGCTTGTTAAATATGGTGTTACTACAAAACACGACTAAAGCCAAAGCAAACAGTGGTTAAGCTTCTTTTAAATAACATATTTATGACAAATGAGACATGTATTTAATCttaaatgaatataatatatttgtttacaaGGTAATTATTAACTAGTGGTGGATGGAAAGCTCTGAGGTCGACCTGCTTCTCTGTAGTTTCCTGCTCACTGTGCATCACCTCAGTTAAACCCGAGCACGACATTAGATCCCTGAGTGGAGCTGCACCAGCTCAAACACACAGGCGGCAAATCAAACCCACTTCAAACCAATCAAACACACCCTCCCCGGTGCTGTGAGGCGGATGGATTTCAACAATAAAACCCTGGGTGATAGTGCTTTAATAACAGCACAGGGAGCAGATGAGCTGCatcaacttcctgtttgagaAACAGATCGTGGCTCCCCTCTGAACCCAGGGAGGGAACTCGCAGTCTCTGTGCAGGTGGCGACGAGACGCATCATAATCTGTGTTTAATGTCTGCGGGGATTATGCCGCTATGAATCAGCTGTTGATGGTGTAGCATtaacactgtaaacaaacacatatgaTATAATATCGTGTGTAAGAGCAGCACCGTGTCAAACCGCTGCTGTAGCCGAGTCTGATTtgcattttaaaggtttttcacGTCGAGGGATTAAAGGTGATTATGGTGTGAGTAATTAAGACATAGAGATTTAGATTCAAATTAAAGGTGTAATCATGGCCCTGGTGTGAACTCTCCTCCTTCCTGCAGGACCTCAAGGAAACATGGATTCACTTTAGaatgtaaataaattcaaaacaatGTCCTAAATCCCCGTATTTAGTTGTTGggccttgtttgtgtttgtctgtttgtgtgtttgtctgtagtgGTAACAGCTTCTCCAGGGCTCGATTACAGGCCCATAACCAAGACTTTAACAGCACCAGGATATTCCCAATGCATATGGACTTTGGAATGAGATCTAGTGAAATAGATACCCAACACCATATTCTGTTTACCGCCATCAGCGTCTGTTTAGTTTATAGTACTATAAAGATAGGTGTGTGAATGTTGCACACAAAGAACCCTGAAGGTggcttctttcttttattttatgttccttttctttctttcttccttcctttgttTCTTACCCTTGAAAGCTTGGATATAGCTGTTTCCCAGTGAAACCAGTTTCTGTAGGCTTGGGTTGAACTCATCCATCAAGTTCTGTTTGGgaaatacacacgcacacacacacacacacacacacacacacacacacacacacacacgcacaatttTGAAAGTCAGAGAGATTTTCAGTAACACCTAAAAAGATAAAGATTCAGCAGCACCAGACAGACAACCTAACACTCACATCCCCATGAGTTATCAAGTGAAGGAAATACTCCTTGAATTTGAAAGtgactttgcaaaaaaaaaagaaaagaacaaaagaaagaaacgaCCTGAAACAAGTTTAACTGAGCTTTACTCCTCAGTAACCAAGAAAAGTTTCTGTTCCACTTTCCTGAAGAGTTTCTTGACAAGCGAACGCAGCACAGGAGAGACCACTGCTGCCAGAACTTATAAAACCACTCTGGTTATTTACTGCGCTCAGTTTGTTGTCTAATTAGAGCCACTGGCCCACACACAGTATCTGTTACTTACCGAGTAAATCCCCAGGGTGGAGCGATACAGCTGATCACTATTCATCCTCGACATCGTTTCTACCCAAAACAGTGCAACCGTCAACGACACCTTCAGCGTCTGCGGGTCTTTAACCATCCAGCGAACGCACCGCAgcctctgagagagagagagggagagagagagtcgatCGTATCGGACTCGACGTGGAGTTGATGAGAGGAGGCAGCTGAGTGTGGTTGGTAATCGACACCGCCGTGGCCTGAGAGAGACTGTgagtaaataattaaacatggCTCAAccataaaacacactgacatatgCTGTAAACCCAACAGTCTgggcatctgtgtgtgtgtgtgtgtgtgtgtgtgttgcctacAGTGTATGTTTTATTCAACACTATAACAGAGAtctgttttcactctctctctctatatatatatatacacacacacacacacacacacacacacacacacgtacatacaaAAActatatacagtgcattcagaaaccAGAGGCTTCTCctgtcagactgtgagaaacaagattctctggtctgatgaaccAAGATTGAAATGTTTGGCCTGATTTCTGAGCGTCTTAAAACTGTTTGTCCTTGTGGAAGTTTCTCCTGgttccacacaggatctctgcagctcagtgacCATCAGGCTCTCGGTCGCCTCTGTTACCGAGACTCTTCTCActttcagagcagcagagtttgggtttttttttttgagccttccccagatctgtgcctggATAttttcctgtctctgagctctgcagcagtttccctccacctctctgcttGGTTTTTGCTGCAATATGCATCGTCAGCTGTCTGTACAGTGTAGACATGTCCTGTCAACTGTATTTACCACAGGTGgtaagtgtctgaatacttatgacaATGTGATACTTTGGTTTTTCCTTCACTTCTTGTTTGattttgggtttgtttgtttttttacagtgtagtcttatgttattattttttttttttttcacattttgttatgtcaCCGCTGCTAAAACAACAGAATGTGTGGTGTATTTAATGGGACCTACTTTCAGCCGTGGATGAATACACACGGGGTTAGAATTAATGGTGGTGTATGTGGAACTGAGAGAAGATAAAACACAGTGTCCGTGTTCATCGAACCGTAAAGAAACATGTGTGACTCTTCTTTAATAGTTTTTTGGGCAACAGAGGAGATCTGTGAGCTTCATCAAGCTTTGGCCGACAACACGTCCTCCGACCCGAGCGACCGCGTAGGTCGCCTGTCGCCTACGACCCACAGGAGCGACCCACACACAGGCGTACCGGACCTTCGTCGTCACGGTAAAAATAAAACGTACAGTTGTAAAAAGATCAAAGATGAAAGAAACACCAGCGGCCTCCTGAgtgaaagtcctgtgttttgtggactttgactctttatactacgtcacatagcttcctttttttgttctgaTCACCTCACAGTGAAACTGAACCATGAGTCATAACAAGCTGCTTGTACAGACAAACTCCAGGGTCATTCTTTGACAGGACAGTCTCTTGGCCACACAGGCACTAGTTAGTGGAAATGAATCATTATTGATTTCCGTCTTTTCATGGGGTTTGTTCACAACAAGGAAAATACAGAACATCAACAGGCTTCAGTTACAGATGGACGTACATGGACGACTGCAGACGGATTAGTAGCTGTTTGAATTTATACTCCGGCCTGGAGGACACACGCCGTACACGCGCAACAATGACAACACATCTGGTCTTTCTGTTCTGTTATAGACGACCCTGGCTTCACTGTCTGGTATCAGTATCTGTAAACACTGGGTGGGTCAGAAAGAAACCTGAGGTGCTCCGTACGTCGAACTTATCCCGAACAACTTCTTGTCCATAAAACAAGTAGTGCCATTATGTAGACCTGAAAATAACCTGCACCAACATACATTCACGTCCTCTAAGCACACGGAGATGGAAAGAACCTGCGTCTACTTGCTGAATCATCTACTGTGtatttacagaaagaaaaataaatgtgattagagtgtctgtgtgaatggtGTCGTTGAGTCTGTGTTCACTGGCGCTGGTGTGAAGTCTTCTTGGATTCATCTTCATCATACAATCTCGTCACTCTAATTGTCCATATTGTCtttctgctgttgttattttgttatgtttcttACTTTTTCCCTGTTAAGAAGACACTGGGGGAGTTTTCCCATAAGGACAGAGGGTGCTGTGATTCATCATTATGGGCTATAGAAATAAAATTCACttacatgaatatgaaaatgtcacagagtGCACTTGTAAATCGAGCAGATTTGGAAATCCATGATTTACTTAATCCCGATCCTTTAATACGGTAATGTCATTAAAATTCCTCAGTTTTGATTGGTTACAGCaacatttgtgaaaatgtgctAAATATCTTATAATCCTTACAGTGTAATCACGTCACGTCGCTTCATCCTACTTGCACAAACTGTACAAGgcaaaaaagaacattttatacAGAAACTGAACTTTCCTGCAGGAACTGATAAAAAACGAAGAGTATGTTGATCTTTGTCAGtaatttttcagtttcacaCGAGCCTCGGTGTGTGTATAAGAAATATTGATTACCGTCAAACATCAACTGAGAAAAGACTTGTACTTCTTCCACTGATGACAGAAAAAATACCCAAGCACACAGAGAGACGGGGGGAAGACTTGCTCTGCCATATTTGATCAAAAACCATCGATGAGTGGAGGGAAGATTATCGATTTCTCTCCTGACTTCACTCGTCATATTTTGGCACAAAGTCCAAAACCGGAGCTCGTCCCGGTGCCCGGCTGAAATACACACTGCTGTGCACGGCAACACTTCTGATGGATGTGTTGTTATCAGACtgaggctttttttctttctctgacacATCAGAGTCAGTGAACTCCACATGCACTGCTGTCAGAGACGTGCACGTGCCACATGCACCGTGACATATTGCatattatattcagacatattgcatgaatgtgttgtattttttttcattttatttgtttcagtgaaACCTTTGGTTCCTAAATTATTTGTGTTCACCTTAATAGATCACAGGctcaggcagagagaggggtgggggtgagggtgagggtgggggtgagggcGGGGGTGAGGGCGGGGGCTCGTACACTAGATGGCACCATAAACCAACTGGAGACATGACTGGAATTTTAAACAGCTATTTGCACACTGgtctcatttcctcttttaatctcttcttctgtcttaaTTGTGTGATTTTAACTTGGGCTCAGTATTTCTGGGGTTAACTTACTTACACCAAAGGCTAGGCTGACATTATACTGTAAGAagtaacaatataaaaataaaccattaCAAGCTAATTGTGTAGGAAATCTTTACTTAAATGAAAGTACAAATGTAAAGGATGCAGTATTTACATCTGGACTGTAGTGTAGTAGAAGTATAAAGCAGCATAACACAGGAATACTCATGTACAagtacttcagtaaatgtactttgcaGCACTGTGGAATCTCAGTAGCTCTTTGTTGTGCAGATAAACACATTCTCCTGTCACTGGACCTTCAAATTGTTTATTCAGTAGGAGCAACAGCCAGAATAACGAGGCGCCCAACCACCGTAATGTCTACATAACAATGATACTGAGAAGCTGAAGTTATTGCGTAAACACCAATTGTCGGTTTTGAGCGtcatatgaaaagaaatgtttctctctgcctcaaTTCAAtatctgtccacacacacatcagtccCTGCAAAGAGCTAGTCTcataaagagtgtgtgtgtgtgtgtgtgtgagaggaaatgcTTCTACACTTTCAAGTTGCTGTGACCAAATCCCTGGCACAGATTATCCAGAGGAAAATCTGCActagcaaaaggaaaaaaataaaaatccaccaAAGGGAAAGTTGAAAGCTGGAACATCCCCACAGCCCCCGACATAAAGGTCAGGGGTGACCTGGGTGATAAATTGACCCGCTGGCAAAGAGTCTCCAACAGAGGCTTTTATAGACATAATAGAGCAGCAGTATATTTTGATCATTAACTGGGCAGCAGAGGGAATGTACTGGCCTTTTAATGCACTCGTATCAAAGGTCTTTGGACTGAAAACGGACCACGCTGCAGCGCTGAGCAGCCATTCGCTTCAGCAAAATGAAACCTGCACCACTTTAATCATCAAATACATTTACGTACAGACTCACAGTGTTTAgactttcatcatcattaaacagtgaaataaattcTGCGAGCATCACTGCAGCCAGCGTTAGGAACATTACAGCGGCACGCTTGAGGAAGAATAAGTGCCACACAGCTATTTACAGCCAGAAATGCCACGAGTGACATTCAGCGTGTGAGCTGAACGCAAATGT
This region includes:
- the baiap2l2a gene encoding brain-specific angiogenesis inhibitor 1-associated protein 2-like protein 2 isoform X1; this translates as MFNYLLTVSLRPRRCRLPTTLSCLLSSTPRRVRYDRLSLSLSLSQRLRCVRWMVKDPQTLKVSLTVALFWVETMSRMNSDQLYRSTLGIYSNLMDEFNPSLQKLVSLGNSYIQAFKALTVTSEAYFSALSKIGETAFHTVSSRSLGDVLIQISESQRRLTMELDGVFRWFSVEVLQEMDNNIRLDKDYISGSRNHYEVEVHNQAAALERHLRRGNNQDCSQYVQFLRESHGEALKEEERRYRFLAEKHCGLIQTVARLMNKTGDSLQQRADVWTTEVNVTRQPEARGPAPLDNTAGIKREEIRKSREEPPLGKIPSRAPSPQGSMFRSAVDSAGGGGGGRSTRALVAHQPAGSSPTLLPFTRGETITVLVHQPRNGWLYGRADSSSRQGWFPASYVEPVDEPPRSSSSSFSSSSLRGSSSSSNLFSQMGSSSLSGAGSPPPPPPPPPPSSSLSSNKHSEMPPLTPTPDRRVESTSENKRSQPHGSQPELFPRGTNPFATVKLKPTSTDDRSAPRLYRR